A genomic window from Glycine soja cultivar W05 chromosome 10, ASM419377v2, whole genome shotgun sequence includes:
- the LOC114369320 gene encoding beta-hexosaminidase 1-like, producing MGLLCIPTSSSVLQTLFLFCSAFFVSQALGARIPQPHKPLPFIWPLPAKFSFGNDSLSVDPALSLSGNGAASAIVRDAFHRYKGILFKHGDRFSFLRTPRPVYDVTRLSINVHSHSEELQLGVDESYNLFVSRAQALSGAGQVTIEANTVFGALRGLETFSQLCSFDYTTKTVQIYKAPWSILDKPRFPYRGLMLDTSRHYLPVDVIKQIIESMSYAKLNVLHWHIIDEQSFPLEVPTYPNLWKGSYTKWERYTVEDAYEIVNFSKMRGINVMAEVDVPGHAASWGIGYPDLWPSPSCKEPLDVSKKFTFDVLSGILTDMRKIFPFELFHLGGDEVNTDCWTNTSTVNKWLRNHNMTAKDAYQYFVLKAQNIALTKNWSPVNWEETFNTFPTKLHPRTVVHNWLGPGVCPKAVAKGFRCIFSNQGVWYLDHLDVPWDDVYTAEPLEGIRKASEQKLVLGGEVCMWGETADTSDVQQTIWPRAAAAAERLWSRRDSTSGNVNIIALPRLHYFRCLLNRRGIPAAPVKNFIARTAPVGPGSCFEQ from the exons ATGGGGTTGTTGTGCATACCAACATCATCTAGTGTTCTTCAAACATTGTTCCTCTTTTGCTCTGCATTCTTTGTTTCTCAAGCTCTTGGGGCCAGAATCCCACAACCACATAAGCCTCTTCCGTTCATTTGGCCTCTGCCTGCAAAATTCAGCTTCGGCAATGACTCTCTTTCTGTTGACCCTGCACTCTCTCTCTCTGGCAACGGTGCTGCTTCTGCCATTGTTCGAGATGCTTTTCATAGATACAAAGGGATCCTCTTCAAGCATGGTGACAGGTTCAGTTTTCTCAGAACACCGAGGCCTGTCTATGATGTTACCAGATTGAGCATCAATGTTCATTCCCACAGTGAGGAG CTTCAACTTGGAGTGGATGAAAGCTACAATTTGTTCGTCTCAAGAGCCCAAGCGCTTTCTGGTGCTGGGCAAGTCACAATTGAG gcAAATACTGTTTTTGGTGCATTGCGTGGATTAGAG ACATTCAGCCAGTTGTGTTCTTTTGATTATACAACTAAAACAGTACAAATATACAAGGCACCTTGGTCCATCCTTGATAAACCTAGATTTCCATACCGTGGGCTTATGTTGG aTACGTCAAGGCACTATTTACCAGTTGATGTAATTAAGCAGATAATTGAATCTATGTCCTACGCTAAACTT AATGTTTTACATTGGCACATCATAGACGAGCAGTCATTTCCTCTTGAAGTACCTACTTATCCAAATTTGTGGAAAGGTTCATACACAAAGTGGGAACGTTACACAGTAGAGGATGCATACGAAATTGTCAA CTTTTCCAAAATGAGAG GCATAAATGTGATGGCGGAAGTGGATGTCCCTGGTCATGCAGCATCATG GGGTATTGGATATCCTGATCTTTGGCCATCACCCTCCTGTAAGGAGCCACTAGATGTTTCGAAGAAGTTTACTTTTGATGTCCTTTCTGGTATTCTAACAG atatgagaaaaatatttcCATTTGAACTATTTCACTTGGGAGGTGATGAAGTGAATACAG ATTGCTGGACTAATACTTCCACAGTGAATAAATG GCTTCGGAATCACAACATGACTGCTAAAGATGCCTATCAATATTTTGTACTGAAGGCTCAAAACATAGCTCTTACAAAAAATTGGAGTCCAGTAAACTG GGAAGAAACCTTCAATACTTTTCCAACTAAGCTCCATCCACGGACTGTAGTGCATAACTG GTTGGGCCCTGGGGTTTGTCCAAAGGCTGTTGCAAAAGGTTTCAGGTGTATTTTCAGTAACCAAGGTGTATGGTATCTTGACCATCTAGATGTACCTTGGGATGATGTCTATACTGCCGAGCCACTAGAAGGAATACGTAAAGCTTCGGAACAAAAACTTGTACTTGGAGGAGAAGTCTGTATGTGGGGTGAGACAGCTGATACATCAGATGTTCAGCAAACAATATGGCCTcgagcagcagcagcagcag AACGCTTGTGGAGTCGGAGAGATTCTACCTCAGGAAATGTTAACATAATTGCATTGCCGCGGTTGCATTACTTCAGATGTCTCTTGAATAGACGAGGGATTCCAGCTGCTCCTGTCAAGAATTTTATTGCAAGAACTGCTCCTGTTGGTCCAGGCTCATG